One genomic region from Sphingobacterium sp. UGAL515B_05 encodes:
- a CDS encoding Ku protein translates to MRAIWTGAIGFGLVNIPIKIYSATESAALDLDMLDRKDLSNIKFKRVNEQTGKEVKWDNIVKGYFMKDHYVVLEDADFEDASPEKTKLINLHAFVELTDVDSIYFETPYYLEPQKGGEKAYQLLLKALEKTKMAGLGSFVMRNVEHLALIKPYQNALVLNKIRYQQEIRALDELKLPNTIKIQKAEMDMATQLIKQHSTSFDISSYKNEYMDDLLKIIKQKDKGKRPTIRKMKVEHTKADDLLAKLKASLG, encoded by the coding sequence ATGCGAGCAATTTGGACCGGGGCTATTGGTTTTGGTTTGGTCAATATCCCAATTAAAATATATAGTGCAACGGAGAGTGCTGCTTTAGATCTGGATATGCTTGATCGAAAAGATCTATCCAATATTAAATTTAAGCGGGTAAACGAACAAACCGGCAAAGAAGTAAAATGGGACAATATCGTTAAGGGATATTTCATGAAAGATCATTATGTCGTATTGGAAGATGCGGATTTTGAAGACGCAAGTCCGGAAAAGACCAAACTTATCAATCTTCATGCTTTTGTCGAACTGACGGATGTGGACAGTATATATTTTGAAACGCCCTACTACCTGGAGCCGCAAAAAGGTGGAGAAAAAGCCTATCAGTTGTTGCTCAAAGCATTGGAAAAAACTAAAATGGCGGGCTTAGGGTCTTTTGTGATGCGAAATGTAGAACATCTAGCCCTTATAAAGCCTTATCAAAATGCATTGGTTTTGAATAAAATACGTTATCAACAGGAAATCAGGGCACTTGATGAGCTTAAATTACCTAACACAATTAAAATTCAAAAAGCAGAAATGGATATGGCTACACAGCTGATCAAGCAACACAGTACATCTTTCGATATCAGCAGCTATAAAAACGAATATATGGACGACCTGCTCAAAATAATCAAACAAAAAGACAAGGGTAAACGTCCTACCATTCGAAAGATGAAGGTAGAGCATACAAAAGCGGACGATTTGCTTGCAAAACTTAAAGCAAGCCTTGGTTAA
- a CDS encoding CsbD family protein, translated as MSNLTWKGRWNELKGKVKQQYADLTDDDLLYAEGKEDELLGKLQQKTGKTKEEVENWLDKL; from the coding sequence ATGAGTAATTTAACATGGAAAGGCCGTTGGAACGAGCTGAAAGGTAAAGTGAAACAGCAATATGCAGATTTAACCGATGATGATCTACTATATGCAGAGGGAAAAGAAGATGAATTGTTGGGTAAATTGCAACAAAAGACCGGAAAAACCAAAGAAGAGGTAGAAAACTGGCTGGATAAATTGTAA
- a CDS encoding NAD(P)/FAD-dependent oxidoreductase, translated as MDLKSNEPFWLIKNGLLNSYPSLQDDNSCDVLVVGGGITGALIAHQCINDGKKCILIDKREIVNGSSAATTSMLQYEIDVPLYRLKELIGEEGAIASYSACGEAIVKLGKIAKKIRSKAGFRTKKSLYYAARKKDISWLKQEFEARQAAGFDVKWLTEQDIKDRYAIYGAYAGILSALGASIDAFCFTHELLAYNVRKGLLIFDKTALDTVLYKSGHNLVTTSTGAKIKAKKIIYCTGYETTNLIPEKFVDLLSTFAIVSEVDKDNYDRYRDLLIWNTAEPYLYMRTTDDHRFLIGGEDEEFKDPVKRDSLISAKSLKLEKSFNKIIANRVFHADFAWAGTFGTTKDGLPYIGKHEKFKNSYFVCGFGGNGITFSVAAMDMAACWMNNLRHPLDKWFRFGR; from the coding sequence ATGGATTTAAAGTCAAATGAACCTTTCTGGTTAATAAAAAACGGTCTTCTTAATAGTTACCCTTCCTTGCAAGATGATAATAGCTGTGATGTTCTTGTCGTTGGGGGCGGCATTACAGGGGCCCTGATCGCACATCAATGCATAAACGATGGAAAGAAATGTATTCTTATTGACAAGCGTGAAATTGTAAATGGGAGTTCGGCGGCAACAACCTCTATGTTGCAATATGAAATTGATGTGCCTTTGTATAGATTAAAGGAATTAATTGGTGAAGAGGGCGCAATAGCGAGCTACAGCGCCTGCGGTGAAGCAATTGTCAAATTGGGGAAAATCGCAAAGAAAATCCGGTCCAAAGCTGGTTTCCGAACAAAAAAATCACTCTACTACGCGGCAAGGAAAAAAGATATCTCCTGGTTGAAGCAAGAGTTTGAAGCCCGACAAGCGGCGGGTTTTGACGTTAAATGGTTGACGGAACAAGATATCAAGGATCGTTATGCTATATATGGCGCTTATGCTGGAATTCTCTCTGCTCTAGGGGCAAGCATAGATGCCTTTTGCTTTACACATGAACTGCTGGCATACAACGTTAGAAAGGGATTATTGATTTTCGACAAAACAGCCTTAGACACTGTATTATATAAGTCGGGGCATAATCTTGTAACCACTTCAACAGGCGCTAAAATCAAAGCGAAGAAAATTATTTATTGTACAGGATACGAAACGACAAACCTTATTCCTGAAAAATTTGTCGATCTATTGAGTACCTTCGCAATCGTGTCAGAAGTCGATAAAGACAATTATGATCGGTATCGCGATCTGCTTATTTGGAATACCGCTGAACCTTATCTGTATATGCGCACCACAGACGATCATAGGTTTCTGATTGGGGGCGAAGATGAAGAATTCAAAGACCCTGTTAAGCGAGATAGTCTCATTTCAGCAAAATCACTTAAATTGGAAAAGTCATTTAACAAAATTATTGCCAATAGGGTCTTTCACGCAGATTTTGCCTGGGCTGGTACATTTGGAACAACCAAAGATGGATTGCCGTATATCGGAAAACATGAAAAGTTTAAAAACTCATATTTTGTATGTGGTTTCGGTGGAAATGGTATCACATTTTCGGTGGCTGCCATGGATATGGCAGCATGCTGGATGAACAACCTACGCCATCCACTGGACAAATGGTTTAGGTTTGGGCGTTAA
- a CDS encoding glycoside hydrolase family 43 protein: MNKIYLLPIALLLFFVQRTSAQTINNQIENVHTPINGIFQADPTIFYHKGYYYLYGTNGDQHEQQGFKVYRSKDLDSWVSLEGVNSGFAAVKGDIFGSKGFWAPQVWFENGKFYMAYTADEHIAIAVGDAPTGPFKQTDKVPIAIGQKQIDPFVFRDKDGKKYLFHVRLKEGNRIFVAELKSDYSGIKEETLKECLHAELPWENTANADWTVSEGPTVIREGKYYYMFYSANDFRNKDYAVGVAIAENIYGPWKKLEDQPALSRKNSGFAGTGHGDIFKKGKQWYYVCHTHFSDEKVAPRRTALVPIHFVADSSGVLVPQFETAKFRFLSTDQRSRQPRKSYQTDVAFGDPFIVFDPPSDQYYLYGTGGTENGFIAYSSKDLKTWKKEGKVYDAKQPNGWGEKDFWAPEVYRVNNKYYMYYSAHWKENPKKHLENYRIGIAVADSPLGPFKDLTGKPIFDPGYPIIDANVFRDTDHKNYLFYSRCCYEHPVESEIATWAEKKFGYKNIEESWVYGVELDSSMTKVIGSPVLLMRPPVTMNDAQSEWESRSVTSGEVNRRWTEGSFLVKENGLYYMMYSANYFAGANYAVGYATATTPLGSYQKSASNPIIEKNTNRGGVVSGTGHNSLFQDKEGKIRCVYHGRTLKTGDQRIVFISDVFFDEKGQLNIFTD, encoded by the coding sequence ATGAACAAAATATATTTGCTGCCTATTGCTCTCTTGCTGTTTTTTGTCCAAAGGACTTCTGCGCAAACGATAAACAACCAAATTGAAAATGTGCACACACCGATAAACGGCATTTTTCAAGCGGATCCGACCATATTCTATCACAAAGGATATTATTACCTCTACGGTACGAATGGTGATCAACATGAACAGCAGGGGTTTAAAGTATATCGGTCCAAGGATTTAGATTCCTGGGTAAGTCTGGAGGGAGTTAATTCAGGTTTTGCGGCTGTAAAGGGCGATATCTTTGGATCAAAGGGGTTTTGGGCTCCGCAAGTATGGTTTGAGAATGGTAAGTTTTATATGGCTTACACAGCCGATGAGCATATTGCAATCGCAGTCGGTGATGCTCCAACGGGTCCTTTTAAGCAAACTGACAAAGTGCCAATTGCTATCGGGCAAAAGCAAATTGATCCGTTTGTATTCCGCGATAAAGATGGGAAAAAATACCTATTTCATGTAAGGTTAAAGGAAGGGAATAGAATTTTTGTGGCGGAGCTGAAGTCAGATTATTCCGGAATAAAGGAAGAAACGTTGAAAGAATGTCTCCATGCAGAACTTCCTTGGGAAAATACGGCAAATGCCGACTGGACAGTAAGTGAAGGTCCCACCGTCATTCGAGAGGGAAAATATTATTATATGTTCTATTCGGCGAATGATTTTCGGAATAAGGACTACGCTGTGGGCGTTGCTATCGCTGAAAATATTTATGGACCCTGGAAAAAATTGGAAGATCAGCCTGCATTAAGCCGTAAGAATAGCGGATTTGCCGGAACTGGACATGGCGACATTTTCAAAAAAGGAAAACAATGGTATTACGTCTGTCACACACATTTTTCAGATGAAAAAGTTGCACCTCGGCGGACAGCCTTAGTGCCTATTCATTTTGTGGCAGATAGCAGTGGTGTCTTGGTTCCCCAATTCGAAACTGCAAAGTTTCGCTTTTTAAGCACAGATCAACGATCGAGGCAACCTAGAAAATCCTATCAAACAGATGTAGCCTTTGGTGATCCTTTTATTGTATTCGATCCACCTTCGGATCAATACTATTTATATGGAACCGGCGGGACTGAAAATGGATTTATAGCCTATAGTTCCAAAGATCTAAAGACATGGAAAAAGGAAGGAAAAGTATACGATGCCAAACAGCCGAATGGTTGGGGGGAAAAGGATTTCTGGGCTCCTGAAGTTTATCGTGTAAATAACAAATATTACATGTATTATAGTGCTCATTGGAAAGAAAATCCCAAAAAACACCTAGAAAACTATCGTATAGGAATTGCAGTGGCCGATAGTCCATTGGGGCCATTTAAAGATCTGACCGGGAAACCTATTTTTGATCCTGGATATCCCATCATTGACGCGAATGTTTTTAGAGATACAGACCATAAAAATTATCTGTTCTATTCACGTTGCTGCTACGAACATCCTGTGGAATCGGAAATTGCAACTTGGGCGGAGAAGAAATTTGGCTATAAAAATATTGAAGAAAGCTGGGTATACGGAGTCGAATTGGATAGCAGTATGACGAAGGTGATCGGTAGTCCCGTTCTTTTAATGCGTCCCCCAGTTACGATGAACGATGCACAATCAGAATGGGAAAGTAGATCAGTTACTTCAGGTGAGGTCAATAGACGATGGACAGAAGGTTCTTTTTTGGTCAAAGAAAACGGATTATACTATATGATGTATTCGGCCAATTATTTTGCAGGAGCCAATTATGCTGTTGGTTATGCGACAGCAACAACTCCTTTAGGAAGCTATCAAAAATCGGCATCTAATCCAATCATTGAAAAGAATACCAATAGGGGTGGGGTGGTTTCGGGTACTGGACACAATAGTTTATTTCAGGACAAGGAAGGAAAAATCCGCTGTGTATATCATGGCCGCACCTTAAAGACGGGAGATCAGCGTATCGTTTTTATCAGCGATGTTTTTTTTGATGAAAAAGGACAGTTGAACATCTTTACAGATTGA
- a CDS encoding ATP-binding protein, which yields MNHTFQPNNQTIITLQSFGSLVILDRHFNVVGLTESVVNDHDAKENLLGTHFFDSFSNTFGKALSKIKNAVTDLLENRQSRHILPIKMRKERVYVKLRRHDEYFYIEWEQQHKKYIAAKKINELNFLLDTIQPNNWDRVCSAINKLLNYDRVFVLQVQETGYSSVIAEHTADGQAHFRGMEFSKDFMPEEVLSYYRSYSYRYAPNINIEGQEFYYTDEGIDPVSSLLSPLPELHRLFLKKINVQSALFFRICIDDDFWGLVVAQNDEERLVDLQQRKLCTFAIQAATSKYESHVKQNLLERTELLKLAEEELKRSLSENKMVNCALIQHMDILTQLVNADGLAIFNQGDVFNYGHSPQKAQFYEIIQFLQKHTDKALFKDYNFRLNHQDNFNDKLDFAGLMYLKVGLENDYYLVWFRKENRNQVMQMELKNEPHESKQLKIWEDMRYDVAKPWNDAEINFVLRLNQIIKESIFAKLKERQLLNEELLSLNNELEMFTHTLSHDLKNPLSILKMGIQFLQQHSDNIDFTKINKWYQNFSRSVTNIEDIINNMVQLSQHRSSVLDKEPLPMAYTIQRIFQENSILYNVNNCQPTFGTLLPIWGEKSAAYQIFSNLIINAIKYSAQSERPLVTIDSSHEDDYTHYQIKDNGIGIPSDHLPHIYEMFTRADNVGSIPGTGIGLSLVKRIMERLGGSIEIESEVGLGTIVHLYFPIVKPFPEQMLLD from the coding sequence ATGAATCATACATTTCAACCGAACAATCAAACCATCATTACGCTTCAATCTTTTGGCAGTCTGGTCATCTTAGATCGACATTTTAATGTCGTTGGGTTAACCGAATCTGTCGTAAATGATCACGACGCCAAAGAGAACCTATTAGGAACTCATTTCTTTGATAGCTTTAGCAATACATTTGGTAAAGCGTTATCCAAAATCAAAAATGCAGTAACTGATCTACTTGAAAACAGGCAGTCGCGCCATATTTTACCCATTAAAATGAGAAAAGAACGTGTCTACGTAAAATTACGAAGACACGATGAATACTTCTATATCGAGTGGGAACAACAACACAAAAAATACATTGCCGCAAAAAAAATAAATGAGCTTAATTTTTTGCTGGATACTATTCAACCGAATAATTGGGACCGTGTTTGTTCGGCCATCAACAAATTACTGAATTACGATCGGGTTTTCGTTTTGCAGGTTCAGGAAACGGGATATAGTTCCGTGATTGCTGAACATACAGCAGATGGACAAGCCCATTTCAGAGGAATGGAGTTCTCGAAAGACTTCATGCCTGAAGAAGTCTTGTCGTACTATCGGAGCTATTCATATCGATATGCTCCCAATATTAATATCGAGGGACAGGAATTCTACTATACTGACGAAGGAATTGATCCGGTCTCGAGTTTATTATCACCTCTACCTGAACTTCATCGGCTTTTTTTAAAAAAGATAAATGTACAAAGCGCCTTGTTTTTTAGAATCTGTATCGATGATGACTTTTGGGGTCTTGTGGTCGCACAGAACGATGAAGAGCGGCTAGTCGATCTGCAGCAGCGAAAACTATGTACGTTTGCCATCCAGGCAGCCACCAGCAAGTATGAGAGCCATGTCAAACAGAATCTGTTGGAAAGAACGGAGCTTCTTAAACTTGCCGAAGAAGAGTTAAAAAGGAGTCTTTCTGAAAATAAAATGGTGAATTGTGCTTTGATACAGCATATGGATATTCTTACCCAGCTGGTCAATGCAGATGGATTGGCCATATTTAATCAGGGCGATGTCTTTAACTATGGTCATTCTCCGCAGAAAGCACAATTTTATGAAATTATTCAATTCCTACAAAAACATACCGATAAAGCCCTCTTCAAAGATTATAACTTTCGGCTGAATCATCAGGATAACTTTAACGATAAACTTGATTTTGCGGGCCTCATGTATCTAAAGGTTGGCTTGGAAAACGATTATTACCTGGTTTGGTTTAGAAAGGAAAACCGCAATCAGGTGATGCAGATGGAGCTGAAAAATGAGCCACATGAAAGCAAACAGCTCAAAATCTGGGAAGATATGCGCTATGACGTTGCCAAACCCTGGAATGATGCTGAAATCAATTTTGTCCTTCGTCTGAATCAGATTATCAAGGAATCCATTTTTGCAAAACTAAAGGAACGTCAGTTGCTGAATGAAGAGCTTCTGAGCTTGAACAATGAGTTGGAAATGTTTACACATACCCTTTCTCATGATTTAAAAAATCCCTTGTCCATCTTAAAAATGGGCATACAGTTTCTACAGCAGCACTCCGACAATATTGATTTTACAAAAATCAATAAGTGGTACCAGAATTTCAGCAGAAGCGTTACAAACATTGAAGATATTATCAACAATATGGTCCAGTTGAGCCAGCACCGTTCTAGCGTTTTAGACAAGGAACCACTTCCTATGGCCTATACAATTCAGCGCATATTTCAAGAAAACAGCATTTTATATAACGTCAATAATTGCCAGCCCACTTTTGGTACCCTATTACCAATTTGGGGCGAAAAAAGTGCCGCGTATCAAATTTTTTCCAATCTAATTATTAACGCAATAAAATATTCGGCACAATCCGAAAGACCTTTAGTGACAATAGATAGTTCTCATGAAGATGACTATACCCATTATCAGATCAAGGATAATGGTATTGGCATACCAAGTGACCACCTGCCCCATATTTACGAAATGTTTACCAGAGCCGACAATGTGGGATCAATACCTGGTACGGGCATTGGGCTTTCGCTGGTGAAACGGATAATGGAACGATTGGGAGGAAGTATAGAAATTGAATCAGAGGTCGGTTTGGGCACCATTGTCCACCTTTACTTCCCGATTGTCAAACCATTTCCTGAGCAAATGCTACTCGATTGA
- a CDS encoding RNA polymerase sigma factor — protein sequence MSNSNLNILVEEKRSLLKHFAGKFTNDPDEKEDLIQETLIRALKSIDDFIRHPKLMSWLYVIMKNVYINQYRKAKRTNDIHETYIGLESTNTVESNKSDNKFIADDIQKAMCSLSEENYQVFQLFLEGYKYHEIASYFGMPEGTIKTRIHMTRKKLQKQLKIYKLK from the coding sequence ATGAGCAATTCCAATTTGAATATTTTAGTCGAGGAAAAAAGAAGTCTTTTGAAACATTTTGCTGGAAAATTCACCAATGATCCCGATGAAAAAGAGGATTTAATTCAAGAGACGCTTATTCGTGCATTGAAATCGATCGATGATTTTATCCGTCATCCAAAATTAATGTCGTGGCTCTACGTTATTATGAAAAATGTTTACATTAACCAATATCGCAAAGCCAAACGTACGAACGACATCCATGAAACATACATCGGTCTGGAAAGCACGAACACTGTAGAATCCAATAAAAGTGACAACAAGTTCATCGCTGACGATATTCAAAAAGCGATGTGTAGTTTGTCGGAAGAAAATTACCAAGTGTTTCAATTATTCCTTGAGGGATACAAATACCATGAGATCGCCAGCTACTTTGGGATGCCAGAAGGTACAATTAAAACCAGAATACACATGACGCGGAAAAAGCTTCAAAAACAGCTTAAAATTTATAAACTAAAATAA